The Primulina eburnea isolate SZY01 chromosome 6, ASM2296580v1, whole genome shotgun sequence genome contains a region encoding:
- the LOC140833817 gene encoding protein NRT1/ PTR FAMILY 4.6-like has product MLPAFFVLVAEVLENLAFLANASNLVLYLSTYMHFAPSESANSVTNFMGTAFLLALLGGFLSDAFFTTYHVYLTSAVVEFLGLVILTVQAEIGSLKPAKCDPSNPNNPCQKVHGAKAAMLFIGLYLAALGVGGIKGSLPSHGAEQFDEETPQERKQRSTFFNYYVFSLACGALVAVTFVVWIEDNKGWQWGFGVATLAVFLSIPVFLAGSSWYRNKVPVGSPLTTICKVLIAALLNTCMPSSTSSNVIANMATSPSEDLALEDERAVENENITKTAYSPSKSLKFLNRAAAKNSASGMLKCSVREVEEVKIVLLVLPIFACTIMLNCCLAQLSTFSVQQAATMNTKLGSLKVPPASLPVFPVIFIIILAPIYDHVIIPFARKVTNSEMGITHLQRIGIGLLLSIIAMAVAALVEIKRKRVATDSGLLNSTRPLPISFFWIAFQYLFLGSADLFTLAGLLEFFFTEAPASMRSLATALSWASLALGYYLSTVIVSIVNSATGDSRHKPWLSGENLNGYHLERFYWLLCALSGLNFIHYLFWATSYKYRSTGTNR; this is encoded by the exons ATGCTGCCTGCTTTCTTCGTTTTGG TTGCCGAGGTTTTAGAGAATTTGGCATTTTTAGCAAATGCAAGCAACTTGGTGCTGTACCTATCCACATACATGCATTTTGCACCGTCGGAATCGGCCAACTCCGTCACCAATTTTATGGGCACGGCCTTTCTTTTGGCCCTCCTCGGCGGCTTCCTTTCCGATGCCTTCTTCACCACTTACCACGTCTACTTGACAAGTGCAGTCGTCGAATTTCTG GGTCTAGTAATACTCACAGTGCAAGCAGAAATCGGTTCCCTAAAGCCCGCAAAATGTGACCCCTCCAACCCAAACAACCCTTGCCAGAAAGTGCATGGAGCAAAGGCTGCGATGCTCTTCATAGGCCTCTATTTAGCAGCACTCGGTGTTGGAGGCATTAAGGGGTCATTGCCATCCCATGGAGCTGAACAGTTTGATGAAGAGACACCGCAAGAAAGGAAGCAAAGATCGACTTTTTTCAACTATTATGTGTTTTCCCTCGCATGTGGTGCACTTGTTGCAGTGACCTTCGTTGTGTGGATCGAAGATAACAAGGGTTGGCAATGGGGATTTGGGGTTGCTACGTTGGCCGTGTTCTTGTCCATACCAGTGTTTCTTGCTGGTTCTTCCTGGTACAGGAATAAGGTTCCTGTTGGAAGCCCACTCACAACTATATGTAAG GTTCTGATTGCTGCATTGTTGAACACTTGCATGCCCAGCAGTACTTCAAGCAATGTCATCGCTAATATGGCCACGAGCCCGTCTGAAGATTTAGCCTTGGAAGACGAACGAGCTGTAGAGAATGAGAATATCACGAAAACAGCTTATTCTCCCTCAAAAAGTCTCAAGTTTCTGAATAGAGCAGCGGCAAAAAACTCGGCTAGTGGCATGCTAAAATGCTCGGTACGAGAAGTGGAAGAAGTCAAGATTGTCCTGTTGGTCCTCCCCATTTTTGCTTGCACCATTATGCTCAATTGCTGTCTTGCTCAGCTCTCCACATTCTCAGTCCAACAGGCTGCCACCATGAACACAAAGCTTGGTTCCTTAAAAGTCCCCCCTGCTTCTCTCCCAGTGTTCCCCGTTATATTTATCATAATTCTTGCACCAATATACGACCATGTGATCATCCCGTTTGCCAGAAAAGTGACGAATTCTGAGATGGGGATAACTCACCTCCAGCGAATCGGAATAGGCTTACTCCTCTCCATTATAGCCATGGCCGTGGCTGCTCTGGTTGAGATCAAACGGAAGCGGGTTGCAACTGATTCAGGCCTACTCAACTCCACCAGGCCTTTGCCCATTTCATTTTTTTGGATCGCGTTTCAGTACTTGTTCCTTGGATCAGCTGATCTCTTCACCTTAGCAGGGCTACTCGAATTTTTCTTCACAGAAGCACCTGCTAGCATGAGATCATTGGCCACTGCTCTATCTTGGGCTTCACTAGCTTTGGGGTATTACTTGAGCACTGTGATTGTATCAATAGTAAACAGTGCCACTGGTGACTCGAGACACAAGCCATGGCTATCAGGTGAGAATTTGAACGGCTACCACTTGGAGCGATTCTACTGGCTATTGTGCGCACTGAGTGGATTGAATTTCATACATTATCTCTTCTGGGCTACCAGCTACAAGTACAGATCAACAGGGACTAACAGGTAA